Proteins from a genomic interval of Helicoverpa zea isolate HzStark_Cry1AcR chromosome 31, ilHelZeax1.1, whole genome shotgun sequence:
- the LOC124645240 gene encoding eukaryotic peptide chain release factor GTP-binding subunit ERF3A-like, with the protein MSNNPEDHLPATSQNPQEEMDTNNIQENNNSESLTEITANMSKLNVNAFVFVPSSDAQQLELQLQAANLHYLHYQEFMPVGLDISLDLQGNPYVCYQDSVEIDENCYGEIAMAAPQFDGPPPPLPPPDRNTDYEMFAMETDVLYPSAFGGSNSSFDANLSASQDPPLLPAIYGPSVSTAYFYEPPKDNTMLYCYFPYAENLHFSGNYQTPIMPPTLLEDIPMPTAPKPASTLTQILSISDPSSTAVYQNWEPFGTNNTQTPEMIHEIKPNKIENQEDCEVSKRTNKKRRARNVDNCSKKEHVNLVFIGHVDAGKSTLGGQIMSLTGMINHRTLDKLEREAREKSRESWYLSWALDTNQEERDRGKTVEVGRAYFETEKKHFTILDAPGHKSFVPNMIGGAAQADFAVLVISARKGEFETGFDRGGQTREHAMLAKSSGVKHLIAVVNKMDDPTVNWDEKRYNECRDKILPYLKRLGFILGRDLSFLPVSGQTGQGILDQVPEDICKWYRGPSFIQLLDELPPISRKMDGPFIMPVADKFKDMGTVLMGKVEAGVIRVGSALLLMPNKVQVIVDQMWSDDLEVTTIAPGENVKIKVKGIEEEEISSGFVLCDITNPIPIVKVFDAQVVVLEHKSIICAGYSAVMHIHSAHEEVTVISLICLVDKKTGQKSTTRPRYIKQEQIAVMRLECAEIVCACLFKEFAQMGRFTLRDENKTIAIGKILKIIG; encoded by the coding sequence ATGTCGAATAATCCCGAAGATCATCTGCCTGCAACGTCGCAGAATCCGCAGGAAGAAATGGATACCAACAAtattcaagaaaataataacaGCGAATCACTCACCGAAATCACTGCAAATATGTCCAAATTGAATGTGAACGCATTCGTGTTTGTACCATCGAGTGACGCACAGCAATTAGAACTACAATTACAGGCTGCAAacctacattacctacattaCCAAGAATTTATGCCGGTTGGACTTGATATCTCCTTGGACCTGCAAGGCAATCCATATGTCTGTTATCAAGACAGTGTCGAAATAGATGAAAATTGCTATGGTGAGATCGCAATGGCAGCGCCTCAGTTCGATGGGCCGCCGCCACCTTTACCGCCTCCTGATAGAAACACCGACTATGAAATGTTCGCAATGGAAACTGATGTGCTGTACCCAAGCGCATTTGGAGGatcaaattcatcatttgatgcAAATTTATCTGCTTCTCAAGATCCTCCATTATTACCCGCTATATATGGTCCTTCAGTATCAACAGCATATTTCTATGAGCCACCGAAAGATAACACAATGCTATATTGTTATTTTCCTTATGCAGAAAATCTACACTTCAGTGGCAATTATCAAACTCCTATCATGCCACCAACACTCTTGGAAGATATTCCCATGCCAACTGCCCCGAAACCTGCATCAACACTTACTCAAATATTATCTATCTCAGACCCTTCTTCAACTGCTGTCTACCAAAACTGGGAACCTTTTGGAACAAATAATACACAAACACCTGAAATGATTCATGAGattaaaccaaataaaatagaaaaccaAGAAGATTGTGAAGTCTCCAAGAGAACTAATAAAAAAAGACGGGCTCGCAATGTAGATAACTGCAGCAAGAAAGAACATgtcaatttagtttttattgggCATGTTGATGCTGGAAAATCCACATTAGGTGGGCAAATTATGTCACTTACTGGGATGATCAATCATAGAACTCTTGATAAGCTTGAAAGAGAAGCAAGAGAAAAATCCAGAGAGTCCTGGTATTTATCCTGGGCTCTTGATACTAATCAAGAAGAGCGTGACAGGGGTAAAACTGTTGAAGTTGGCAGAGCATATTTTGAGACTGAAAAGAAGCATTTCACTATTCTTGATGCACCTGGCCACAAGAGCTTTGTGCCTAATATGATTGGAGGTGCAGCCCAAGCAGACTTTGCAGTTTTAGTTATTTCTGCACGTAAAGGCGAATTTGAAACTGGGTTTGACCGTGGTGGTCAAACTCGGGAACATGCTATGTTGGCTAAATCGTCTGGAGTCAAACATTTGATCGCTGTGGTTAACAAGATGGATGACCCTACTGTCAACTGGGATGAAAAAAGATATAATGAGTGTCGTGACAAAATATTACCATATCTCAAAAGATTAGGCTTCATCCTAGGAAGGGATTTATCTTTTTTACCTGTGTCTGGCCAAACTGGACAAGGCATACTAGATCAAGTACCTGAGGATATCTGCAAATGGTATCGTGGGCCATCATTCATTCAACTATTAGATGAATTACCCCCAATTAGCCGCAAAATGGATGGCCCTTTCATCATGCCAGTTGCTGATAAATTTAAAGATATGGGTACTGTTCTCATGGGGAAAGTGGAAGCAGGAGTAATCCGCGTGGGAAGTGCCCTATTGCTCATGCCTAACAAAGTCCAAGTTATTGTGGACCAAATGTGGTCTGATGATCTTGAAGTAACAACAATTGCCCCAggagaaaatgtaaaaataaaagtaaaaggaATAGAAGAGGAGGAAATCTCATCTGGCTTCGTTCTTTGTGATATTACAAATCCTATTCCAATTGTGAAAGTGTTTGATGCACAAGTGGTAGTACTGGAACACAAATCTATTATTTGTGCTGGTTATTCTGCAGTCATGCATATTCACAGTGCACATGAAGAAGTCACAGTCATATCACTTATCTGCTTAGTGGACAAAAAGACTGGGCAGAAATCTACAACAAGGCCTCGTTATATAAAGCAGGAACAGATTGCAGTCATGAGGCTAGAATGTGCAGAGATTGTTTGTGCCTGTTTGTTCAAAGAGTTTGCTCAAATGGGCAGATTCACTTTGAGAGATGAAAACAAAACCATAGCAATTGgtaagattttaaaaattattggtTAA